The following are encoded together in the Chaetodon auriga isolate fChaAug3 chromosome 6, fChaAug3.hap1, whole genome shotgun sequence genome:
- the LOC143322189 gene encoding uncharacterized protein LOC143322189 isoform X2 translates to MDDDFDRRMELRRQRREQMRLEADNMGCTNDDDEEEAREQRRRAREERKRMRELEESGTTDVINTNSVTETESSTTTGGEHADDDEALLERLAKREERRQRRMKEAMERQKELDPTISTTNGTDSALEEQSSISSSRQRHTEEEEKEAAQEQVADTDTNSWRKEEEAKKEDEESVEESRTASTTNEEETEEKPAATEEEVEQPDLGQKDAEEEAVPEVDKEEEERKQKEEEERQQKEMEEKLRIEEEEKQKREMEEKLKREEEERQLKEEEERKKREEEEKQQKEMEERLRKEEEEKEKKEMEEKMKKEEAEKQKREMEERQKKEEEEKLKKEMAEKKKKEEEEKHRREMEEKKKKEEEEKQKKKELEEKKKKEEEERRKKEMEEKKKEEEEKRKKEAEEKKKKEEEERRKKRELEEKKKKEEEEKPKRFGLKEKNEPTKQNGALIENKLKKTEKTSRDNVPSTKADEKERQEAERKLQELKRRRNDAESVEFEKMKQKQQDAEAELEELKRKREERRKVMEEEERQRKQEVEDKKAKEQEERKRMREEIEKRRAEAAEKKKQKEEEPVKPAFAISPKGSSKIGEKAEFLSKSAQKSTTPRVSHSPIVSKIGNRLDQYTTAIQGNKEVKSPKSPMVDIPTGGTRNIKSMWEKGNISSSSESPAPANKDLAGLKGGVTGRVNSWMAKPAEAEKAAAPAPAAASPATAKPDVKPGDISNKRGMWETKKGSAPAKVAVGGKNKFGTNAGVRP, encoded by the exons CATGGGCTGCACcaatgacgatgatgaggaggaagctcGGGAGCAAAGGAGACGTgcaagggaggagaggaagaggatgagggaATTAGAGGAGTCTGGGACCACTGATGTGATAAACACTAACAG TGTGACGGAGACCGAGTCTTCCACCACAACCGGTGGGGAACATGCAGATGATGACGAGGCTTTGCTAGAGCGTCTGGCCAAGAGGGAGGAGCGCAGAcagaggagaatgaaggaggccATGGAGAGGCAGAAGGAGCTTGACCCCACCATAAGCACCACCAATGGCACGGACAGCGCGCTGGAAGAGCAgtcctccatcagcagcagcagacagcgacacacagaggaagaggagaaggaagcagCCCAGGAGCAGGTGGCAGACACTGATACAAACTcctggaggaaagaggaagaggcaaAGAAGGAAGATGAG GAATCTGTTGAGGAATCAAGAACAGCGAGCACAACAAACGAG gaggagactgaggagAAGCCTGCAGCAACAGAAGAAGAGGTCGAGCAGCCTGATTTAGGACAGAAAGATGCTGAAGAGGAAGCTGTTCCTGAGGTtgacaaggaggaggaagaaaggaagcagaaagaagaagaggaaagacaacaaaaagaaatggaagaaaagctgaggatagaagaggaagaaaagcaaaaaagagaaatggaggaaaagctcaagagagaggaagaagaacgGCAgctaaaggaggaggaggaaaggaagaagagggaagaggaggaaaaacagcaaaaggaaatggaggagaggctgagaaaagaggaagaagaaaaagagaaaaaggagatggaggaaaaaatgaaaaaagaagaggcggaaaaacagaaaagggagATGGAAGAGcgacagaagaaagaggaggaggaaaaactaaaaaaggaaatggcagaaaagaagaagaaagaagaggaagaaaaacaccggagagagatggaagagaagaagaaaaaggaggaggaagaaaagcagaagaagaaagagctggaagagaagaagaagaaagaagaggaggagagacggaaAAAGGAgatggaagaaaagaagaaagaagaggaggaaaagcggaaaaaggaggctgaggagaagaagaaaaaagaggaagaggaaaggcgCAAGAAGAGAGAgctggaagagaagaagaagaaagaagag GAGGAGAAGCCGAAGAGATTTGGTTTAAAGGAAAAG AATGAACCAACCAAACAGAATGGAGCTCTCATTGAGAATAAACttaagaaaacagagaagacatCAAG ggacAATGTTCCCTCCACCAAGGCAGACGAGAAAGAGCGACAGGAGGCCGAGCGTAAGCTGCAGGAACTGAAGCGCCGACGAAACGACGCAGAAAGCGTGGAGTTTGAGAAgatgaaacagaagcagcaggacGCCGAGGccgagctggaggagctgaagaggaagagagaggagaggaggaaggtcatggaggaggaggagaggcagaggaaacaAGAGGTGGAGGACAAGAAGGCCAAAGAACAG gaggagaggaagaggatgagggaggagatagagaagaggagggcggaggctgcagagaagaagaaacagaaggaggaagagccTGTAAAACCTGCCTTTGCTATCAGTCCCAAAGGCTCCTCAAAG ATCGGGGAGAAGGCAGAATTCTTGAGCAAATCAGCTCAGAAAAG CACCACACCCAGAGTGTCTCACTCTCCAATTGTCTCCAAGATAGGCAACAGACTGGATCAGTACACCACTGCCATCCAG GGAAACAAAGAAGTCAAATCCCCCAAGTCTCCAATGGTAGATATTCCTACAGGAGGCACACGCAACATCAAGAGCATGTGGGAGAAAGGCAacatcagcagctcctctgaaaGTCCGGCCCCTGCCAACAAG GATTTGGCTGGTCTCAAAGGTGGCGTGACCGGACGTGTCAACAGTTGGATGGCAAAGCCTGCAGAGGCGGAGAAGGCAGCAGCACCCGCACCGGCAGCAGCATCACCAGCAACAGCAAAGCCG
- the LOC143322189 gene encoding uncharacterized protein LOC143322189 isoform X4: protein MGCTNDDDEEEAREQRRRAREERKRMRELEESGTTDVINTNSVTETESSTTTGGEHADDDEALLERLAKREERRQRRMKEAMERQKELDPTISTTNGTDSALEEQSSISSSRQRHTEEEEKEAAQEQVADTDTNSWRKEEEAKKEDEESVEESRTASTTNEEETEEKPAATEEEVEQPDLGQKDAEEEAVPEVDKEEEERKQKEEEERQQKEMEEKLRIEEEEKQKREMEEKLKREEEERQLKEEEERKKREEEEKQQKEMEERLRKEEEEKEKKEMEEKMKKEEAEKQKREMEERQKKEEEEKLKKEMAEKKKKEEEEKHRREMEEKKKKEEEEKQKKKELEEKKKKEEEERRKKEMEEKKKEEEEKRKKEAEEKKKKEEEERRKKRELEEKKKKEEEEKPKRFGLKEKNEPTKQNGALIENKLKKTEKTSSRDNVPSTKADEKERQEAERKLQELKRRRNDAESVEFEKMKQKQQDAEAELEELKRKREERRKVMEEEERQRKQEVEDKKAKEQEERKRMREEIEKRRAEAAEKKKQKEEEPVKPAFAISPKGSSKIGEKAEFLSKSAQKSTTPRVSHSPIVSKIGNRLDQYTTAIQGNKEVKSPKSPMVDIPTGGTRNIKSMWEKGNISSSSESPAPANKDLAGLKGGVTGRVNSWMAKPAEAEKAAAPAPAAASPATAKPDVKPGDISNKRGMWETKKGSAPAKVAVGGKNKFGTNAGVRP from the exons ATGGGCTGCACcaatgacgatgatgaggaggaagctcGGGAGCAAAGGAGACGTgcaagggaggagaggaagaggatgagggaATTAGAGGAGTCTGGGACCACTGATGTGATAAACACTAACAG TGTGACGGAGACCGAGTCTTCCACCACAACCGGTGGGGAACATGCAGATGATGACGAGGCTTTGCTAGAGCGTCTGGCCAAGAGGGAGGAGCGCAGAcagaggagaatgaaggaggccATGGAGAGGCAGAAGGAGCTTGACCCCACCATAAGCACCACCAATGGCACGGACAGCGCGCTGGAAGAGCAgtcctccatcagcagcagcagacagcgacacacagaggaagaggagaaggaagcagCCCAGGAGCAGGTGGCAGACACTGATACAAACTcctggaggaaagaggaagaggcaaAGAAGGAAGATGAG GAATCTGTTGAGGAATCAAGAACAGCGAGCACAACAAACGAG gaggagactgaggagAAGCCTGCAGCAACAGAAGAAGAGGTCGAGCAGCCTGATTTAGGACAGAAAGATGCTGAAGAGGAAGCTGTTCCTGAGGTtgacaaggaggaggaagaaaggaagcagaaagaagaagaggaaagacaacaaaaagaaatggaagaaaagctgaggatagaagaggaagaaaagcaaaaaagagaaatggaggaaaagctcaagagagaggaagaagaacgGCAgctaaaggaggaggaggaaaggaagaagagggaagaggaggaaaaacagcaaaaggaaatggaggagaggctgagaaaagaggaagaagaaaaagagaaaaaggagatggaggaaaaaatgaaaaaagaagaggcggaaaaacagaaaagggagATGGAAGAGcgacagaagaaagaggaggaggaaaaactaaaaaaggaaatggcagaaaagaagaagaaagaagaggaagaaaaacaccggagagagatggaagagaagaagaaaaaggaggaggaagaaaagcagaagaagaaagagctggaagagaagaagaagaaagaagaggaggagagacggaaAAAGGAgatggaagaaaagaagaaagaagaggaggaaaagcggaaaaaggaggctgaggagaagaagaaaaaagaggaagaggaaaggcgCAAGAAGAGAGAgctggaagagaagaagaagaaagaagag GAGGAGAAGCCGAAGAGATTTGGTTTAAAGGAAAAG AATGAACCAACCAAACAGAATGGAGCTCTCATTGAGAATAAACttaagaaaacagagaagacatCAAG cagggacAATGTTCCCTCCACCAAGGCAGACGAGAAAGAGCGACAGGAGGCCGAGCGTAAGCTGCAGGAACTGAAGCGCCGACGAAACGACGCAGAAAGCGTGGAGTTTGAGAAgatgaaacagaagcagcaggacGCCGAGGccgagctggaggagctgaagaggaagagagaggagaggaggaaggtcatggaggaggaggagaggcagaggaaacaAGAGGTGGAGGACAAGAAGGCCAAAGAACAG gaggagaggaagaggatgagggaggagatagagaagaggagggcggaggctgcagagaagaagaaacagaaggaggaagagccTGTAAAACCTGCCTTTGCTATCAGTCCCAAAGGCTCCTCAAAG ATCGGGGAGAAGGCAGAATTCTTGAGCAAATCAGCTCAGAAAAG CACCACACCCAGAGTGTCTCACTCTCCAATTGTCTCCAAGATAGGCAACAGACTGGATCAGTACACCACTGCCATCCAG GGAAACAAAGAAGTCAAATCCCCCAAGTCTCCAATGGTAGATATTCCTACAGGAGGCACACGCAACATCAAGAGCATGTGGGAGAAAGGCAacatcagcagctcctctgaaaGTCCGGCCCCTGCCAACAAG GATTTGGCTGGTCTCAAAGGTGGCGTGACCGGACGTGTCAACAGTTGGATGGCAAAGCCTGCAGAGGCGGAGAAGGCAGCAGCACCCGCACCGGCAGCAGCATCACCAGCAACAGCAAAGCCG
- the LOC143322189 gene encoding uncharacterized protein LOC143322189 isoform X3: MDDDFDRRMELRRQRREQMRLEADNMGCTNDDDEEEAREQRRRAREERKRMRELEESGTTDVINTNSVTETESSTTTGGEHADDDEALLERLAKREERRQRRMKEAMERQKELDPTISTTNGTDSALEEQSSISSSRQRHTEEEEKEAAQEQVADTDTNSWRKEEEAKKEDEESVEESRTASTTNEEETEEKPAATEEEVEQPDLGQKDAEEEAVPEVDKEEEERKQKEEEERQQKEMEEKLRIEEEEKQKREMEEKLKREEEERQLKEEEERKKREEEEKQQKEMEERLRKEEEEKEKKEMEEKMKKEEAEKQKREMEERQKKEEEEKLKKEMAEKKKKEEEEKHRREMEEKKKKEEEEKQKKKELEEKKKKEEEERRKKEMEEKKKEEEEKRKKEAEEKKKKEEEERRKKRELEEKKKKEEEEKPKRFGLKEKNEPTKQNGALIENKLKKTEKTSSRDNVPSTKADEKERQEAERKLQELKRRRNDAESVEFEKMKQKQQDAEAELEELKRKREERRKVMEEEERQRKQEVEDKKAKEQEERKRMREEIEKRRAEAAEKKKQKEEEPVKPAFAISPKGSSKIGEKAEFLSKSAQKSTTPRVSHSPIVSKIGNRLDQYTTAIQGNKEVKSPKSPMVDIPTGGTRNIKSMWEKGNISSSSESPAPANKDLAGLKGGVTGRVNSWMAKPAEAEKAAAPAPAAASPATAKPDVKPGDISNKRGMWETKKGSAPAKVAVGGKNKFGTNGVRP; encoded by the exons CATGGGCTGCACcaatgacgatgatgaggaggaagctcGGGAGCAAAGGAGACGTgcaagggaggagaggaagaggatgagggaATTAGAGGAGTCTGGGACCACTGATGTGATAAACACTAACAG TGTGACGGAGACCGAGTCTTCCACCACAACCGGTGGGGAACATGCAGATGATGACGAGGCTTTGCTAGAGCGTCTGGCCAAGAGGGAGGAGCGCAGAcagaggagaatgaaggaggccATGGAGAGGCAGAAGGAGCTTGACCCCACCATAAGCACCACCAATGGCACGGACAGCGCGCTGGAAGAGCAgtcctccatcagcagcagcagacagcgacacacagaggaagaggagaaggaagcagCCCAGGAGCAGGTGGCAGACACTGATACAAACTcctggaggaaagaggaagaggcaaAGAAGGAAGATGAG GAATCTGTTGAGGAATCAAGAACAGCGAGCACAACAAACGAG gaggagactgaggagAAGCCTGCAGCAACAGAAGAAGAGGTCGAGCAGCCTGATTTAGGACAGAAAGATGCTGAAGAGGAAGCTGTTCCTGAGGTtgacaaggaggaggaagaaaggaagcagaaagaagaagaggaaagacaacaaaaagaaatggaagaaaagctgaggatagaagaggaagaaaagcaaaaaagagaaatggaggaaaagctcaagagagaggaagaagaacgGCAgctaaaggaggaggaggaaaggaagaagagggaagaggaggaaaaacagcaaaaggaaatggaggagaggctgagaaaagaggaagaagaaaaagagaaaaaggagatggaggaaaaaatgaaaaaagaagaggcggaaaaacagaaaagggagATGGAAGAGcgacagaagaaagaggaggaggaaaaactaaaaaaggaaatggcagaaaagaagaagaaagaagaggaagaaaaacaccggagagagatggaagagaagaagaaaaaggaggaggaagaaaagcagaagaagaaagagctggaagagaagaagaagaaagaagaggaggagagacggaaAAAGGAgatggaagaaaagaagaaagaagaggaggaaaagcggaaaaaggaggctgaggagaagaagaaaaaagaggaagaggaaaggcgCAAGAAGAGAGAgctggaagagaagaagaagaaagaagag GAGGAGAAGCCGAAGAGATTTGGTTTAAAGGAAAAG AATGAACCAACCAAACAGAATGGAGCTCTCATTGAGAATAAACttaagaaaacagagaagacatCAAG cagggacAATGTTCCCTCCACCAAGGCAGACGAGAAAGAGCGACAGGAGGCCGAGCGTAAGCTGCAGGAACTGAAGCGCCGACGAAACGACGCAGAAAGCGTGGAGTTTGAGAAgatgaaacagaagcagcaggacGCCGAGGccgagctggaggagctgaagaggaagagagaggagaggaggaaggtcatggaggaggaggagaggcagaggaaacaAGAGGTGGAGGACAAGAAGGCCAAAGAACAG gaggagaggaagaggatgagggaggagatagagaagaggagggcggaggctgcagagaagaagaaacagaaggaggaagagccTGTAAAACCTGCCTTTGCTATCAGTCCCAAAGGCTCCTCAAAG ATCGGGGAGAAGGCAGAATTCTTGAGCAAATCAGCTCAGAAAAG CACCACACCCAGAGTGTCTCACTCTCCAATTGTCTCCAAGATAGGCAACAGACTGGATCAGTACACCACTGCCATCCAG GGAAACAAAGAAGTCAAATCCCCCAAGTCTCCAATGGTAGATATTCCTACAGGAGGCACACGCAACATCAAGAGCATGTGGGAGAAAGGCAacatcagcagctcctctgaaaGTCCGGCCCCTGCCAACAAG GATTTGGCTGGTCTCAAAGGTGGCGTGACCGGACGTGTCAACAGTTGGATGGCAAAGCCTGCAGAGGCGGAGAAGGCAGCAGCACCCGCACCGGCAGCAGCATCACCAGCAACAGCAAAGCCG
- the LOC143322189 gene encoding uncharacterized protein LOC143322189 isoform X1, protein MDDDFDRRMELRRQRREQMRLEADNMGCTNDDDEEEAREQRRRAREERKRMRELEESGTTDVINTNSVTETESSTTTGGEHADDDEALLERLAKREERRQRRMKEAMERQKELDPTISTTNGTDSALEEQSSISSSRQRHTEEEEKEAAQEQVADTDTNSWRKEEEAKKEDEESVEESRTASTTNEEETEEKPAATEEEVEQPDLGQKDAEEEAVPEVDKEEEERKQKEEEERQQKEMEEKLRIEEEEKQKREMEEKLKREEEERQLKEEEERKKREEEEKQQKEMEERLRKEEEEKEKKEMEEKMKKEEAEKQKREMEERQKKEEEEKLKKEMAEKKKKEEEEKHRREMEEKKKKEEEEKQKKKELEEKKKKEEEERRKKEMEEKKKEEEEKRKKEAEEKKKKEEEERRKKRELEEKKKKEEEEKPKRFGLKEKNEPTKQNGALIENKLKKTEKTSSRDNVPSTKADEKERQEAERKLQELKRRRNDAESVEFEKMKQKQQDAEAELEELKRKREERRKVMEEEERQRKQEVEDKKAKEQEERKRMREEIEKRRAEAAEKKKQKEEEPVKPAFAISPKGSSKIGEKAEFLSKSAQKSTTPRVSHSPIVSKIGNRLDQYTTAIQGNKEVKSPKSPMVDIPTGGTRNIKSMWEKGNISSSSESPAPANKDLAGLKGGVTGRVNSWMAKPAEAEKAAAPAPAAASPATAKPDVKPGDISNKRGMWETKKGSAPAKVAVGGKNKFGTNAGVRP, encoded by the exons CATGGGCTGCACcaatgacgatgatgaggaggaagctcGGGAGCAAAGGAGACGTgcaagggaggagaggaagaggatgagggaATTAGAGGAGTCTGGGACCACTGATGTGATAAACACTAACAG TGTGACGGAGACCGAGTCTTCCACCACAACCGGTGGGGAACATGCAGATGATGACGAGGCTTTGCTAGAGCGTCTGGCCAAGAGGGAGGAGCGCAGAcagaggagaatgaaggaggccATGGAGAGGCAGAAGGAGCTTGACCCCACCATAAGCACCACCAATGGCACGGACAGCGCGCTGGAAGAGCAgtcctccatcagcagcagcagacagcgacacacagaggaagaggagaaggaagcagCCCAGGAGCAGGTGGCAGACACTGATACAAACTcctggaggaaagaggaagaggcaaAGAAGGAAGATGAG GAATCTGTTGAGGAATCAAGAACAGCGAGCACAACAAACGAG gaggagactgaggagAAGCCTGCAGCAACAGAAGAAGAGGTCGAGCAGCCTGATTTAGGACAGAAAGATGCTGAAGAGGAAGCTGTTCCTGAGGTtgacaaggaggaggaagaaaggaagcagaaagaagaagaggaaagacaacaaaaagaaatggaagaaaagctgaggatagaagaggaagaaaagcaaaaaagagaaatggaggaaaagctcaagagagaggaagaagaacgGCAgctaaaggaggaggaggaaaggaagaagagggaagaggaggaaaaacagcaaaaggaaatggaggagaggctgagaaaagaggaagaagaaaaagagaaaaaggagatggaggaaaaaatgaaaaaagaagaggcggaaaaacagaaaagggagATGGAAGAGcgacagaagaaagaggaggaggaaaaactaaaaaaggaaatggcagaaaagaagaagaaagaagaggaagaaaaacaccggagagagatggaagagaagaagaaaaaggaggaggaagaaaagcagaagaagaaagagctggaagagaagaagaagaaagaagaggaggagagacggaaAAAGGAgatggaagaaaagaagaaagaagaggaggaaaagcggaaaaaggaggctgaggagaagaagaaaaaagaggaagaggaaaggcgCAAGAAGAGAGAgctggaagagaagaagaagaaagaagag GAGGAGAAGCCGAAGAGATTTGGTTTAAAGGAAAAG AATGAACCAACCAAACAGAATGGAGCTCTCATTGAGAATAAACttaagaaaacagagaagacatCAAG cagggacAATGTTCCCTCCACCAAGGCAGACGAGAAAGAGCGACAGGAGGCCGAGCGTAAGCTGCAGGAACTGAAGCGCCGACGAAACGACGCAGAAAGCGTGGAGTTTGAGAAgatgaaacagaagcagcaggacGCCGAGGccgagctggaggagctgaagaggaagagagaggagaggaggaaggtcatggaggaggaggagaggcagaggaaacaAGAGGTGGAGGACAAGAAGGCCAAAGAACAG gaggagaggaagaggatgagggaggagatagagaagaggagggcggaggctgcagagaagaagaaacagaaggaggaagagccTGTAAAACCTGCCTTTGCTATCAGTCCCAAAGGCTCCTCAAAG ATCGGGGAGAAGGCAGAATTCTTGAGCAAATCAGCTCAGAAAAG CACCACACCCAGAGTGTCTCACTCTCCAATTGTCTCCAAGATAGGCAACAGACTGGATCAGTACACCACTGCCATCCAG GGAAACAAAGAAGTCAAATCCCCCAAGTCTCCAATGGTAGATATTCCTACAGGAGGCACACGCAACATCAAGAGCATGTGGGAGAAAGGCAacatcagcagctcctctgaaaGTCCGGCCCCTGCCAACAAG GATTTGGCTGGTCTCAAAGGTGGCGTGACCGGACGTGTCAACAGTTGGATGGCAAAGCCTGCAGAGGCGGAGAAGGCAGCAGCACCCGCACCGGCAGCAGCATCACCAGCAACAGCAAAGCCG